In Arthrobacter sp. B3I4, the following proteins share a genomic window:
- a CDS encoding adenylosuccinate synthase: protein MPAIVIVGAQWGDEGKGKATDLLGGRVDYVVKPNGGNNAGHTVVVGGEKYELKLLPAGILSPNAVPVIGNGCVVNLEALFQEIDGLEARGADTSKLRVSANAHLVAPYHQVLDKVTERFLGSRAIGTTGRGIGPAYMDKVARLGIRVQDVFDASILRQKVEGSLRQKNELLVKVYNRRDIEVDEIVNYFLSFAERLRPLVIDSTFVLNKALDEGKVVLMEGGQATFLDVDHGTYPFVTSSNPTAGGASVGSGIGPTRISRSIGIIKAYTTRVGAGPFPTELFDEMGVYLQKTGGEFGVNTGRPRRCGWYDAVLARHASRVNGFTDYFVTKLDVLTGIEQIPVCVAYDVDGVRHDEMPMTQTEFHHAKPIFEYFEGWTEDITGARTLDDLPENARNYVLALEKLSGTRFSAIGVGPDRDQTIVVNDLIND, encoded by the coding sequence ATGCCAGCAATCGTGATCGTCGGAGCCCAATGGGGCGACGAAGGCAAAGGTAAGGCCACCGACTTGCTCGGTGGGCGAGTCGACTACGTCGTTAAGCCAAACGGCGGCAACAATGCCGGCCACACCGTCGTCGTGGGCGGTGAGAAGTATGAGCTGAAGCTCCTTCCGGCCGGCATCCTGAGCCCCAACGCGGTCCCGGTGATCGGCAACGGCTGTGTGGTGAACCTTGAAGCCCTTTTCCAGGAGATCGACGGCCTCGAGGCCCGCGGCGCGGACACCTCCAAGCTGCGCGTCTCGGCCAACGCCCACCTCGTGGCCCCGTACCACCAGGTGCTGGACAAGGTCACCGAGCGCTTCCTCGGCAGCCGTGCGATCGGCACCACCGGCCGCGGCATCGGACCGGCCTACATGGACAAAGTGGCCCGCCTCGGCATCCGCGTCCAGGACGTCTTCGACGCGTCCATCCTGCGGCAGAAGGTCGAAGGCTCGCTGCGGCAGAAGAACGAACTGCTGGTCAAGGTCTACAACCGCCGCGACATCGAGGTGGATGAGATCGTGAACTACTTCCTGTCCTTTGCCGAACGCCTCCGCCCGCTGGTCATCGACAGCACCTTTGTGCTGAATAAGGCGCTCGACGAGGGCAAGGTGGTCCTCATGGAGGGCGGCCAGGCCACGTTCCTCGACGTCGACCACGGCACCTACCCGTTCGTGACCTCCTCAAACCCGACCGCCGGCGGCGCGTCCGTGGGCTCGGGTATCGGCCCCACCCGGATTTCCCGGTCGATCGGCATCATCAAGGCGTACACCACCCGCGTCGGCGCCGGGCCGTTCCCCACCGAACTGTTCGACGAGATGGGCGTGTACCTGCAGAAGACCGGCGGCGAGTTCGGCGTCAACACCGGCCGCCCGCGGCGCTGCGGCTGGTACGACGCCGTGCTGGCCCGCCACGCCTCCCGGGTCAACGGCTTCACCGACTACTTCGTCACCAAGCTCGACGTACTCACCGGCATCGAGCAGATCCCGGTGTGCGTGGCCTACGACGTCGACGGCGTCCGGCACGACGAGATGCCGATGACCCAGACCGAGTTCCACCACGCCAAGCCGATTTTCGAGTACTTCGAAGGCTGGACCGAGGACATCACCGGCGCCCGCACCCTGGACGACCTGCCGGAGAACGCCCGGAACTACGTGCTGGCGCTCGAGAAGCTCTCCGGCACCCGCTTCTCCGCGATCGGCGTCGGCCCGGACCGCGACCAGACCATTGTCGTCAACGACCTGATCAACGACTAG
- a CDS encoding cobalamin-independent methionine synthase II family protein has protein sequence MSENAPSPSTADHSTDHIRVTHAGSLPRTPELIAANEAKEADGITAEFLDLLETSVVDVVQRQKDLGIDIANDGEYGHTMSSSVDYGAWWNYSFSRLGGLEPTDVDRWADAKVRRSSPGHIVLTSFPDRRDRQLFNDAYNDPSSGILAHRKSVTQPKIAGPLTYTGQALVASDIANLKTGLAAAGLAEGFVASLSPGSCARVANEYYQSDEELLYACADAMREEYKAIIDAGLTVQLDDPSLAESWDQINPEPSLADYLKFIQLRVEATNWALRDLPQEKIRLHVCWGSWHGPHTTDIPFADIIDSVLQVNAGAYSFEAANVRHEHEWRVWEDTKLPEGKSIIPGVVSHATNVVEHPDLVADRIVRFAELVGRENVIASTDCGLGGRVHPQIAFAKLEALGEGARRATKRLW, from the coding sequence ATGTCCGAAAACGCGCCGTCCCCCAGCACAGCGGACCACAGCACCGACCACATCCGTGTCACCCACGCAGGTTCCCTGCCCCGCACCCCGGAGTTGATCGCCGCGAACGAGGCGAAGGAAGCCGACGGGATCACGGCCGAGTTCCTGGACCTGCTGGAGACCTCAGTGGTTGACGTGGTGCAACGGCAGAAGGACCTCGGAATCGACATCGCCAACGACGGCGAGTACGGGCACACCATGTCCAGCTCGGTCGACTACGGCGCCTGGTGGAACTACTCCTTCTCCCGGCTCGGCGGCCTCGAGCCGACCGACGTGGACCGCTGGGCGGACGCCAAGGTGCGCCGGTCCTCACCCGGGCACATCGTCCTGACTTCGTTCCCGGACCGCCGGGACCGGCAGTTGTTCAATGACGCCTACAACGACCCCTCCTCCGGGATCTTGGCGCACCGGAAGAGTGTCACCCAGCCCAAAATCGCCGGCCCGCTGACCTACACCGGGCAGGCGCTTGTCGCCTCGGACATCGCCAACCTCAAAACCGGCCTGGCCGCGGCCGGGCTGGCGGAGGGGTTCGTGGCTTCCCTCTCCCCCGGCTCCTGCGCACGGGTTGCGAACGAGTACTACCAAAGCGATGAGGAGCTGCTCTACGCCTGCGCCGACGCGATGCGGGAGGAGTACAAGGCAATCATCGATGCTGGCCTCACGGTCCAGCTCGACGACCCGTCCCTGGCCGAAAGCTGGGACCAGATCAACCCCGAGCCGAGTCTGGCGGACTACCTGAAGTTCATCCAGCTCCGGGTCGAAGCCACAAACTGGGCGCTGCGGGACCTGCCGCAGGAGAAGATCCGGCTGCACGTCTGCTGGGGCTCCTGGCACGGCCCGCACACCACGGACATCCCCTTCGCGGACATCATCGACTCGGTCCTGCAAGTTAACGCCGGCGCGTACTCCTTCGAGGCGGCCAACGTGCGGCACGAGCACGAGTGGCGTGTCTGGGAGGACACCAAGCTGCCGGAGGGCAAATCCATCATCCCCGGCGTCGTATCCCATGCCACCAACGTCGTGGAGCACCCCGACCTGGTCGCAGACCGGATCGTGCGCTTCGCGGAACTCGTCGGCCGGGAAAACGTGATTGCTTCGACTGACTGTGGCCTGGGCGGCCGGGTCCACCCGCAAATCGCGTTCGCCAAGCTGGAAGCGCTCGGCGAGGGTGCCAGGCGGGCCACTAAGCGGCTCTGGTAG
- a CDS encoding uracil-DNA glycosylase, whose amino-acid sequence MTALATENFREQLLSRRYEANVAPVNELCDTLQTAKTGTAVPYVDPAHDVDECRIVSLYSNIGLADPSGFITAGDEEAATRMLGIQWKLGLRPEFVMPWNVHPWHVPGEPNGKFTPDQISAGLKPLLKFLALVPRASVIVAHGTEANRLANLLLKTEVPMIWRRGLKTYKVRSLSGRAFAGTPARQEQYLEEMRVAYADAMARTGLAKA is encoded by the coding sequence ATGACAGCCCTGGCCACTGAAAATTTCCGCGAACAGCTCCTGAGCCGCCGTTACGAAGCTAACGTCGCGCCGGTCAACGAACTGTGCGACACCCTGCAGACCGCCAAGACTGGTACCGCCGTCCCCTATGTGGACCCCGCGCACGACGTTGACGAGTGCCGCATCGTCAGCCTGTACTCCAACATCGGGCTTGCCGATCCGTCCGGCTTCATCACTGCCGGCGACGAGGAAGCCGCCACCCGCATGCTCGGCATCCAGTGGAAACTGGGCCTGCGCCCCGAGTTCGTCATGCCGTGGAACGTCCACCCCTGGCACGTGCCCGGTGAGCCGAACGGCAAGTTCACCCCGGACCAGATCTCCGCCGGCCTGAAGCCGCTGCTGAAGTTCCTCGCCCTGGTCCCGCGGGCCTCCGTCATCGTCGCGCACGGCACCGAAGCCAACCGGCTGGCCAACCTGCTGCTCAAGACCGAGGTGCCGATGATCTGGCGCCGCGGCCTCAAGACGTACAAGGTCCGCTCGCTCAGCGGCCGCGCCTTCGCCGGCACCCCGGCCCGCCAGGAGCAGTACCTTGAGGAAATGCGCGTCGCGTACGCCGACGCCATGGCCCGCACCGGCCTGGCTAAGGCCTGA
- a CDS encoding DUF3151 domain-containing protein — MSDEFRRNLMGPEPTLLPAETEVNAGLDAGQEALDLVEKYPTSSLLWAVLAEEAWSEGRTIDSYAYARVGYHRGLDSLRRNGWRGVGPIPWEHEPNRGFLRALYSLGRASAAIGEAEEPERIEKFLNDSDPTAKAAIEA; from the coding sequence GTGTCGGACGAATTCCGCCGGAACCTGATGGGTCCCGAGCCGACGCTGCTGCCCGCCGAGACAGAGGTCAACGCCGGCCTGGACGCGGGCCAGGAAGCGCTGGACCTGGTGGAGAAGTACCCGACCTCGTCACTGCTCTGGGCCGTTCTGGCCGAGGAAGCCTGGTCCGAGGGCCGCACCATCGATTCCTACGCCTATGCCCGGGTCGGCTACCACCGCGGCCTGGATTCGTTGCGGCGCAACGGGTGGCGTGGCGTCGGCCCGATTCCGTGGGAGCACGAACCGAACCGCGGATTCCTGCGCGCGCTGTACTCCCTGGGCCGGGCTTCGGCGGCGATCGGCGAGGCCGAGGAGCCGGAGCGGATCGAGAAGTTCCTCAACGATTCGGACCCCACCGCCAAGGCGGCCATCGAAGCGTAG
- the fbaA gene encoding class II fructose-bisphosphate aldolase, with protein MPIATPEIYSEMIDRAKTGGFAFPAVNVTSSQTLNAALRGFAEAESDGIVQVSTGGAAYWSGASTKDMVAGSLGFAAFAREVAKNYGVNIALHTDHCPKDKLDGFVMPLLAASEAEVKAGRNPLFNSHMWDGSAETLQDNLRIARDLLQRTAAAKMILEVEIGTVGGEEDGVENAINEKLYTTVEDALATIDALGTGENGRYITALTFGNVHGVYKPGGVKLRPEILKDIQEQVGAKIGKTSPFDLVFHGGSGSSEQEIADAVSYGVIKMNIDTDTQYAYTRPVADHMFRNYDGVLKVDGEVGNKKMYDPRVWGASAEAGLAARVVEAAQQLGSTGKTF; from the coding sequence ATGCCCATTGCAACGCCAGAGATTTACTCCGAGATGATCGACCGCGCCAAGACGGGCGGCTTCGCGTTCCCGGCCGTCAACGTCACGTCCTCCCAGACCCTGAACGCCGCCCTCCGCGGCTTCGCCGAGGCCGAGTCCGACGGCATCGTCCAGGTCTCCACCGGCGGCGCGGCCTACTGGTCGGGCGCCTCCACCAAGGACATGGTCGCCGGTTCCCTCGGCTTCGCCGCGTTCGCCCGCGAGGTCGCCAAGAATTACGGCGTGAACATCGCCCTGCACACTGACCACTGCCCGAAGGACAAGCTGGACGGCTTCGTCATGCCGCTGCTCGCCGCATCCGAGGCCGAGGTCAAGGCCGGCCGCAACCCGCTGTTCAACTCGCACATGTGGGACGGCTCCGCCGAGACCCTGCAGGACAACCTGCGGATCGCGCGTGACCTGCTCCAGCGCACCGCTGCTGCCAAGATGATCCTCGAAGTTGAGATCGGCACGGTCGGCGGCGAGGAAGACGGCGTCGAGAACGCCATCAACGAAAAGCTCTACACCACGGTCGAGGACGCCCTCGCGACCATCGACGCGCTCGGCACCGGCGAGAACGGCCGCTACATCACGGCCCTGACCTTCGGTAACGTGCACGGCGTCTACAAGCCCGGCGGCGTGAAGCTGCGCCCGGAGATCCTCAAGGACATCCAGGAGCAGGTCGGTGCCAAGATCGGCAAGACCAGCCCGTTCGACCTCGTCTTCCACGGCGGTTCCGGCTCCTCCGAGCAGGAAATCGCCGACGCCGTCTCCTACGGTGTGATCAAGATGAACATCGACACCGACACCCAGTACGCCTACACCCGCCCGGTCGCGGACCACATGTTCCGCAACTACGACGGCGTGCTGAAGGTCGACGGTGAGGTCGGCAACAAGAAGATGTACGACCCACGGGTCTGGGGCGCCTCCGCCGAGGCGGGCCTGGCCGCCCGCGTGGTTGAGGCTGCCCAGCAGCTCGGTTCCACCGGCAAGACCTTCTAG